The following proteins are encoded in a genomic region of Alphaproteobacteria bacterium:
- the era gene encoding GTPase Era, producing the protein MTDTIKRCGFIAIVGEANAGKSTLVNQIVGSKVSIVTPKIQTTRRKILGLVIKNDTQLILMDTPGIFENERHRMDQAMVRSAYSAASDGDYTVLLIDVTKKNFDASHRIVERLGQKHPLILVLNKIDLVEPSYLLRIAEEFARYPQITNTFMISALTSDGVSDLVDFLCKLVPEGPWMYPEDQLSDLPMRLWASEITREQLVLQLEHELPYEVFVETESWETFKNGSVKVNQVIIAARDSQKAIVLGKGGQQIKKISQRARTEMETHLGHPVHLFLFVKVRENWMEKPSSLRDAGILDE; encoded by the coding sequence ATGACAGATACAATAAAACGATGTGGCTTTATCGCTATCGTGGGTGAGGCCAATGCCGGAAAATCAACATTAGTTAACCAGATTGTGGGTAGCAAGGTATCGATTGTGACCCCAAAAATTCAGACTACACGGCGAAAGATCTTGGGGCTTGTGATCAAAAATGACACACAGCTGATTTTAATGGATACCCCTGGGATTTTTGAGAATGAACGTCACCGTATGGATCAAGCCATGGTCAGGTCCGCCTATAGTGCGGCATCGGATGGGGATTATACGGTTTTGTTGATTGATGTGACAAAAAAGAATTTCGATGCCAGTCATCGTATTGTCGAACGCCTTGGTCAAAAGCATCCCCTGATTTTGGTCCTTAATAAGATCGATCTGGTGGAGCCATCCTATTTATTGAGAATCGCGGAAGAATTCGCCCGATATCCACAAATCACGAATACATTCATGATATCAGCCTTGACCAGCGATGGCGTATCCGATTTGGTTGATTTCTTGTGTAAGTTGGTGCCCGAGGGTCCATGGATGTATCCAGAAGATCAATTATCGGATTTGCCGATGCGCCTGTGGGCATCCGAAATAACACGGGAACAGCTGGTGTTGCAATTGGAGCACGAGCTGCCATACGAGGTGTTTGTTGAAACCGAATCATGGGAAACATTCAAAAATGGCAGCGTCAAGGTGAATCAAGTTATTATTGCTGCACGTGACAGCCAAAAGGCCATTGTCCTGGGGAAGGGTGGTCAGCAAATTAAAAAAATCAGCCAGCGGGCCCGAACGGAAATGGAAACGCACCTGGGGCATCCTGTGCATTTATTTTTGTTTGTAAAGGTCCGGGAGAATTGGATGGAAAAGCCGTCGAGCCTAAGGGATGCTGGTATCCTTGATGAATGA
- a CDS encoding YncE family protein: MHNIIKDNSYQGTFSLFVALLLTSLFYSDVRADSCIVTLLEMDAVLKVDLANGTVGKPISVGSRPRAVAVTNDGATAYVVNSYDNTVSVINLATGAALGNPIKVGQIPWAIAATSNGKYALVANLCDNSVSVIDLATKTLACRDISVGSSPWSIQISPDNKKAYVTNFGDSSVSVIDVDKKTTIGTSIPVGLFPRSIDITKDGKYACVANFGTGTVSLIHLTNQSVESIPVRPHPTSVAITKDGRTLYVVSRDDSDLTIIDLETKKTIKSTVGNGGGYSEMVINPNGPELYLTKVSDNTVVVFDTEHQCFLDKIIPIPSGPKGISMLPKQGTNWLSRLFQSTIKHLKNLGDVPPPAKIEEDKKEDEQKKKSPLKLSNIFIHPDGKQALCIDTAKGNVIAIDLTTEKVIKTLKFNGGPKHITFSADGKKAYVVLKDRDRIASIDLSSYCINKGHISVGERPRALFISSTKTEAYVVNNYDSIVSVINLTEEKEGQNERALTPAIQVGFLPIDIASDGEYLYVVNYGGDSVSILDPTLKTTVGTIAVDRKPGAIAIDLVHKKGYVVNRGNNNISVLDLTTRKVVGASIPVGPSARGIVISPKGDRLYVVNNGDDTLSVIETDDGSFKSHKISIGKSPFGIAMTPDGKTIYIANRLDGTISKIDTATETVKTIALQG, encoded by the coding sequence ATGCACAATATAATAAAAGATAATTCTTACCAAGGTACGTTTTCTTTATTTGTAGCACTATTATTGACATCGTTATTTTATTCAGATGTCAGGGCAGACTCTTGCATCGTTACTCTTCTGGAAATGGACGCGGTTCTCAAGGTTGATTTAGCCAATGGAACAGTTGGAAAACCAATCTCTGTTGGGTCCCGACCGCGCGCCGTGGCCGTTACAAACGACGGCGCAACCGCTTATGTTGTTAACAGTTATGACAATACGGTTTCCGTCATTAATCTGGCCACAGGAGCAGCCCTTGGGAACCCCATAAAAGTTGGGCAGATTCCGTGGGCCATTGCCGCTACATCCAATGGGAAATATGCTCTTGTTGCGAACCTTTGTGATAATTCGGTTTCCGTTATCGATTTAGCTACCAAAACGCTTGCCTGTCGGGATATTTCTGTTGGCTCAAGCCCCTGGAGCATCCAGATCTCCCCTGACAACAAAAAAGCTTACGTGACCAATTTTGGGGATTCATCTGTATCCGTGATTGATGTTGATAAAAAAACCACGATTGGAACGTCAATTCCCGTTGGATTATTTCCACGCTCTATCGATATCACAAAAGATGGAAAATATGCCTGTGTTGCCAATTTTGGCACCGGGACTGTTTCGTTGATTCATCTTACCAACCAGTCTGTCGAAAGCATTCCCGTCAGACCTCACCCAACATCGGTTGCCATTACAAAGGACGGAAGAACTCTCTATGTCGTCAGTCGTGACGATAGCGACCTGACCATTATCGATTTGGAAACAAAGAAAACCATAAAAAGCACCGTCGGAAACGGGGGTGGATATTCAGAAATGGTTATAAACCCCAACGGCCCAGAACTCTATCTGACAAAGGTTAGCGATAATACCGTTGTTGTTTTTGATACTGAACACCAGTGCTTTTTAGACAAGATCATCCCAATTCCATCTGGGCCAAAGGGAATTTCCATGCTCCCGAAGCAAGGTACAAATTGGCTATCGCGCCTTTTTCAAAGCACAATAAAGCATCTTAAAAACTTAGGAGATGTCCCCCCGCCAGCTAAAATAGAAGAAGACAAAAAAGAGGATGAGCAAAAGAAAAAATCACCCTTAAAGCTGTCAAACATTTTTATTCATCCTGATGGGAAGCAAGCATTATGCATAGATACGGCCAAAGGCAACGTAATTGCCATTGATTTAACCACGGAAAAAGTCATTAAAACACTCAAGTTCAATGGGGGACCAAAGCATATCACTTTTTCTGCCGATGGAAAGAAAGCGTATGTCGTTCTAAAAGATAGGGACAGAATTGCATCGATTGATTTATCGAGCTATTGCATAAACAAGGGACACATAAGTGTTGGGGAAAGACCAAGGGCACTATTTATCTCATCCACAAAAACAGAGGCCTATGTTGTCAATAACTATGATTCCATCGTTTCCGTTATTAATTTGACAGAGGAAAAAGAGGGACAGAATGAACGTGCGCTAACCCCCGCTATACAAGTTGGGTTCCTTCCGATAGATATCGCATCAGACGGGGAGTATTTGTATGTGGTTAATTATGGTGGGGACTCTGTTTCCATCCTCGATCCAACACTAAAAACAACAGTTGGAACGATTGCCGTTGATCGAAAGCCCGGGGCTATCGCTATTGATCTTGTCCATAAAAAGGGGTACGTCGTTAATCGTGGCAACAATAATATTTCTGTTCTAGACCTGACGACACGTAAAGTTGTTGGGGCGTCGATTCCTGTCGGCCCCTCTGCCCGTGGTATTGTTATTTCACCAAAGGGTGACCGTCTGTATGTTGTCAACAATGGTGATGATACCCTGTCCGTTATCGAGACCGACGATGGGTCCTTTAAATCACACAAAATTTCGATTGGAAAAAGCCCCTTTGGTATCGCGATGACGCCGGATGGAAAAACGATTTATATAGCAAACCGGTTAGACGGGACAATATCAAAAATTGATACAGCAACAGAAACGGTCAAAACAATTGCTTTGCAAGGCTGA
- a CDS encoding septum formation initiator family protein, giving the protein MSRFPFRISPQLSKLGGIRAKQILAPLLALTVLTYFVYHIFQGDRGILSWLRFRQTIEAEEKVLFDLQSQKETLERQVYLLKPESIDQDMLEERVRLILNFAYEDEVVIHDGKKG; this is encoded by the coding sequence GTGAGTAGATTCCCATTTCGGATTTCCCCCCAGCTTAGCAAGCTTGGGGGTATTCGTGCCAAGCAAATCCTGGCCCCTTTATTAGCATTGACGGTGTTGACCTATTTCGTGTATCACATTTTTCAGGGAGACAGAGGGATTTTGTCATGGCTGCGTTTTCGGCAAACAATAGAGGCCGAAGAAAAAGTTTTATTCGATTTACAATCGCAAAAAGAAACGCTAGAACGACAAGTTTACCTGCTTAAGCCTGAAAGCATTGACCAAGACATGCTCGAGGAGCGCGTTCGGCTTATCCTCAATTTCGCTTATGAGGATGAGGTTGTTATTCACGATGGCAAGAAAGGCTAG
- a CDS encoding lipoprotein-releasing ABC transporter permease subunit: MFTIFERLIAYRYLRSPRQEGFISVIAGFSFIGIALGVATLIIVMSVMNGFRTELLTRIIGMRGHVMVYGIQAPINDYQNMVDLVQKIPGVEIAYPMIDRQAIISFRSQARGVSVYGITQSDLQHRTLISSNIKVGSIDNFEGDSVFIGRRMADSMHINAGDRLVMLIPEGNATAFGTLPKQKSFHVKGIFEIGMHEFDKNIVFMPMPIAQTLFKLPGQVSHLEVFSTHPELAGHLAHTIQQTVGNGVRVLDWQHGDSHIFQAVQVERNVMFLILTLIILIASFNIISSLIMLVKDKTRDIAILRTMGASRRSMMRIFFLTGAAIGFIGTMVGVILGLGFAFNIESIRQFLQGLTGTELFNAEIYFLSQLPVKIDWHEVMTVISMALSLSFLATIYPAWRAARLDPVEALRF, from the coding sequence ATATTTACCATTTTTGAACGCCTCATCGCCTATCGGTACCTGCGCTCTCCGCGTCAGGAAGGGTTTATTTCCGTTATTGCCGGTTTTTCCTTTATTGGGATTGCCCTGGGCGTGGCCACATTAATTATTGTGATGTCCGTCATGAATGGCTTTCGAACGGAATTATTGACCCGCATCATTGGCATGCGTGGCCACGTAATGGTATACGGCATTCAAGCCCCCATAAACGACTATCAAAATATGGTTGATTTGGTGCAAAAAATTCCAGGGGTTGAGATCGCCTATCCCATGATTGACCGGCAGGCCATCATTTCATTCAGGTCACAAGCCCGCGGCGTTTCGGTGTATGGCATTACGCAATCTGATCTGCAACACAGGACACTTATTTCAAGCAACATCAAGGTTGGGTCCATAGATAATTTTGAGGGGGATAGCGTTTTTATTGGTCGGCGGATGGCCGATTCCATGCACATCAATGCAGGGGATCGCCTGGTCATGCTGATCCCAGAGGGGAACGCCACGGCCTTTGGGACGCTACCAAAACAAAAATCATTTCATGTTAAGGGGATTTTTGAAATTGGAATGCATGAATTTGACAAAAATATTGTTTTTATGCCCATGCCGATTGCCCAAACCTTGTTCAAGCTGCCAGGACAGGTCAGTCATCTGGAAGTTTTTTCGACGCACCCAGAACTGGCGGGGCACCTGGCGCACACCATTCAACAAACGGTCGGTAATGGGGTTCGTGTCCTTGATTGGCAACATGGGGATTCCCATATTTTCCAGGCCGTTCAGGTGGAACGCAATGTGATGTTTCTAATTTTAACGCTGATTATTTTGATTGCGTCATTCAACATCATTTCCAGCCTGATCATGTTGGTCAAGGATAAAACCCGGGATATCGCGATTCTGCGCACCATGGGGGCCAGCAGACGATCAATGATGCGTATTTTTTTCTTAACTGGGGCCGCCATTGGGTTTATCGGCACCATGGTTGGCGTGATCCTGGGGTTGGGCTTTGCCTTTAATATCGAATCTATCCGTCAGTTCCTGCAGGGCTTAACCGGAACAGAATTGTTTAATGCTGAAATTTATTTCTTGTCCCAACTGCCCGTTAAGATTGATTGGCACGAAGTAATGACCGTTATCAGCATGGCATTATCATTGTCGTTTTTGGCAACAATTTACCCGGCTTGGCGTGCGGCACGCCTTGATCCTGTGGAGGCGTTGCGGTTTTAG
- the rnc gene encoding ribonuclease III gives MTDSTPHPLEQEIQYIFADKSLLQAALTHSSIYRKGARHKGSDFERLEFLGDRVLGIVIAEFLYQKYPKETEGDLAKRQAVLVSRDVCNRIAEIIDLRTHLLYTQAENFSINSAILANAMEALLGAIYLDRGLRPCQDFIIRLWQSLDLDNARPPRDAKTELQEWAQSKNRGVPIYKVLDCSGPDHSPIFRIAACVDKMPESIGSGASKRQAEQQAALNLLTLIKTGNQK, from the coding sequence ATGACAGACAGCACCCCCCATCCACTTGAGCAAGAAATCCAATACATTTTTGCGGATAAATCCTTGCTCCAGGCGGCCTTGACACATTCCAGCATTTATCGGAAAGGTGCCCGCCACAAGGGGAGCGATTTCGAGAGGCTTGAATTTCTGGGCGATCGTGTCCTTGGGATTGTCATTGCGGAATTTTTATATCAAAAGTATCCAAAGGAAACCGAGGGGGATCTAGCCAAACGCCAAGCCGTTTTGGTGTCCCGTGATGTTTGCAACCGTATTGCGGAAATCATCGACCTGCGGACCCATTTGCTTTATACGCAGGCGGAAAATTTTTCGATAAATTCAGCAATTCTGGCCAATGCTATGGAGGCACTTCTTGGGGCGATTTATCTGGATCGGGGACTAAGGCCCTGTCAGGATTTCATCATACGACTGTGGCAATCATTGGATCTGGATAACGCCCGACCGCCAAGAGATGCTAAAACAGAATTACAAGAATGGGCGCAGTCAAAGAATAGGGGTGTTCCCATTTATAAGGTCCTGGATTGTTCGGGCCCTGATCATTCGCCCATCTTTCGTATTGCCGCCTGCGTTGATAAAATGCCTGAATCCATCGGATCTGGTGCATCGAAACGCCAAGCAGAACAACAGGCGGCCTTAAATCTTTTAACCCTCATTAAAACAGGAAATCAAAAATGA